In the Gorilla gorilla gorilla isolate KB3781 chromosome 1, NHGRI_mGorGor1-v2.1_pri, whole genome shotgun sequence genome, cacacacacacacacacacacacacgtttctcTCTCATCTGCTGCTGCGTGCTTGCTCTGTCCTGGACACACCAATACAAGGAAGACACCCCATCAACGCTCCCATCCTACCAGTACATCTAACTTCCACCCCTTCCACTGTAGCCCAGCCTTCCTGAACATGAACTACAAAGATTGACAGTTAGGCTCTCAAAGTCTAGGAAGTTTGACCAGAGGCTGCCTCACCAGCAGGTGAGCCAGGTGACCATGGGAATGGGATCCAAACTATAGTCAAAGGTGAGAGTGACAGGTCCATGGAGTAGGGGTAGGCAGCTGAGGGGAACCTGAGTGGGGGAAGATCCCAGAGAGCTGTCCCCCTACCTGAATCCCAATGCCTCCCTCCTGGAACGACGTCATCCCAATAACTGGCAAGAGACACAGCCAAGGGATAATAAATATAATTGCTATGACGGGACCTTGCCTAGAGAAGCAGGAACATCCTCTACTCCCAGCCCCTACCTGTCCCCTCCCACATGCTGAGGGTGAATTAGATACTTTGAGATCACCCTGGGGCTGCTGGGAGCTATGGGGGATGCTGAGGGCAGGCCCCAGTATTCCAGCTAACCACTCCCAGCCCCTGGGCCGGCCCCCTAGCCCAGGACATCCAGGTAGACAGGAGGTGCCTGGGCCAGGGCTTGCAGCCGGGCGTGCACATCCTTGATGCTGTGGCGTTGCTGGGGCTCCCGCTGCCAGCAGCCCCGCATGATGGCGTAGACCTCTGGTGGGCAGGCACGTGGCCGCTCCAACTCACGTCCCTGCGTGATGCAGTCGATTGCCTGGGGCCACCggagagacagaggagaaagcACGCTAGGCTGGAGGCAAGAGAGTGAGGCCAGTCCCAGTGCCCTCACTGAGGCTCCCAAGGCAGCTCACACTACTCGTCTGGGCTTCTTAGCTGCTAATAACCCGAATGGACACAGTCAACCCCAagattcatttctgctctgacaCTGAGAAGTGAGAAGGATTAAGGCTCGACTCTGGGAAGCTTGGGCTGGGGTAGGATTGCTTCCAGAAAACTGGGATCAGATCCTAAGACTTGCCAGGTGGGTTGAGGAAGGGGAGGGGCTGAGGTATTTATCAATCCATCAGTTTAGTGTTGGGGgctgaaaggaggaggagaagggccCTCTGACTCTCAGctccagagagagaaaagaaaatagagcagAATTGTAGTTAAAGGGCTTGAAAAATAGCTGgctttcattttaaagaagagGGCAATCCTTACTTCTCCCTTCTATAGATACCACTCTATGGGACTAGCTCTCCCAAAAAGAAACTGCAGCAAGAAAAATCAAAGTTAGACTCTAGGAAGAACTGCTAAAGCAGCCAAGGAATCCAAAGGAGAAAGGGTGGCAGGGAGTGATTGGAGAAGGGGCCTGGAGCTTCTTTTCCCCTTCTTCCCCCCTCCCTATTAGAGGACTTGGGTTATGGGCGGCACTAATTCCATTTCTTCTCTCAGTGCTTGAGAAAATTAAAATCTATaaccctctcccccaccccaccagccTCTGGGGAGCAGACTGCATTAGGAGGAGAAATGGAAACTGACAGCTGCGAGCCaagcagggggtgggggcagctgCTCTGGGAGACAGAACACCTGGGGCCTGCTCTGGCTGTGGCCAGCTaggagggcagggggagggggtaGGACTGTCCTTCTGACAGTCTAACCTCCAGCCGTCCTGCTGCAGTGTTGGGCCTTCTTGTGCTGGGTTCCTCTCCCCGTGCTGGTCCCTTCCACTCTGATAATTCCTGCTTAGGTCTATAAAGTGCAGCTAGGGATGGGGGTCTGGGCTCCTTGTACAAAGCACTTTGAGGTTCCCCCAGGGGCCAACTGGGCCTGGGCTTAGGACAGTAGGTGAAGGCAAGAataagggaggaagagaagaacaggGCCGGGGTGGAGGGGACACAGTGTGGGCACGGCGCTGGAAAGGGCCCCCCAACAGGCTGTGGCAGAGGGGCAGAAGGGGAACTGAGTTCCCTGAAAAAGGAACCTGAAGGGGCATGGGAGGGGGAGGCCAGCAAGCGGTGACCATGGGCCGGGGCTGACCTCCGTGTTGGAGAGCTGGTACCAGGGCTGCTTGCCGTAGGTGAAGATCTCCCAGAGCACCACGCCGAAGCTCCACACGTCGCTCTCGGTGGTGAACTTACGGTACAGGATGCTCTCGGGCGGCATCCAGCGAATGGGCAGCATGGTGCGGCCTCCCACCTGCCACGGGCGGGCGCTGCATCAATTCCGGGGGCGCCTGGGACAGCCCGTCAAGACACAGCCTGCCCCAGCcccatcattaaaaataaatacacaagctcggtggttcacgcctgtaatcccagcactttgggaggccgaggtgggcaatcacgaggtcaggagatcgagaccgtcctggccaacatggtgaaaccccgtctctactaaaaatacaaaaattagttgggcgtgatagcgcgtgcctgtaatcccagctactcgggaggctgaagcaggagaatcgcttgaaccagggagtcggaggttgcagtgagcctagatcgtgccactgtactccagcctggcaacagagtgagacgccgtctcaaaaaaataaattaaataaataaataaacaaacagtagTGGCACTCAGGTCTAAGAGGCAAAAACCGAAGGTACTGTTTCCGTCTGGGATAGCGAAGGAGACAGAGCCCCCTCCACCAGGAGCCGAGGAGGTAGGTTGAAAACCAGAGCCAGGGAATCTCAGACCCATGCAGCCATCCTAGCAAGGGCAGGCTCTCAGTGGTCTTGGGATCCAGGGTGTCTACAGTTTGGATGCAGGGGAAGGCGTTGGGGACAAAGGACCCTTACACGGTAATAGTCGGTGCTGTAGATATCCCTGCTCATGCCAAAATCACCAATCTTGACCACCAGTCCCTGGCCCACTAGACAGTTGCGTGTGGCCAGGTCCCGGTGCACAAAATGCAGACCCGCCAGGTACACCATCCCCGCAGCAACCTGGCTAGCCACGGCCAGCAGCTGCCCCAGACCCAGGGGGCCTGGAGCCACATCCTCCCCACCAGCCAGCAGCTTGGCATCAGGCCCATGGGATCTGTGAACAAGAAAAGAAGAGGGGATAGGCTGGGAGGATAGAACTCCCAGGAGCCTGAGGAAGGCGATCCCCAGCAGCCGTGTGTGATGGGAGAGGAGACTGGGGGCCTGGAAGTGGAGGATTGAGAGAACAGTAGAGGCAGCTGTCCAGAGGGGTGGGATGGAGGAGCGGAACAGGTGTGCCCACCTCCAGGGCTCCCACCAGAGACAGCCCATGGTTCCCACATCCATGCCTTCCTCTCTGGCAGCTCCTTGAACTCCAGATGCCCACTGGCCCCTACATCCCTTGCCATAGGCATGTCAGACTCAGCCCTTGCCAACTGGAGCTCGGTGTCTTTCCCCAAGCCTGCCCCTGCCTCAGGGAAGGGACCCTTCCCACCCAGGCAGACCCTGAAACCAGGGAGTCCTTGATTGTCCTGtctctcttccctctgccctcAGTGTCCAGCCATTCCTACGGGGTCTTCCTTCCTTTCGAAGGTGTCCAGGATGCCCGACTTCTCCCCAGAGCGAGCACTCGGGTCAGTCCTAGTCACTCATCCATATTCCCCAATGTTCCTTCTCCTGAACCTTTGCCTGAACTGATCACTTTGCAAAAATGCCCTTTCCTACTAGCCAATCTTCTCCTCATTTGTTTAGTTGAGGCATTTGTTAAACATTTCcagtgtgccaagcactggggCTACAGTGCAGAGTATGATGCAGATAAGCAGGTCATGGCAGTGCAGTGTGAGGGGCACCTGGCAGGCACCACGGGTGGGAATGGAAAaagccagggaaggcttcctagaggaaGGGACACCTAAACTGAGACTCAAGTCCTGAAGACATTCGAagggagctgaggcagggaggggtACAGTTTGTGTGTCTGTCTCCATCTTTCtatggagggagggaggcccaatgccccaggcagagggaactggAAGTACAAAGGCCTGGAGGGGAGAAGGAACAGATGGTTCCTCCTAGGGGAAGTCTTCCAGACTCATCTCTGAGCATTAATGATTCCCTCCATTGATTGCCCCAGTGTTCCATCCAGCAGTTAGAGCCTCGTCTCCCACAGCCTGGGTCCCAGATGCTGGTATCTCCCTAGCCTGTGTCCCCAAGACCAGCACTGAGCCTATGCCATGTCTGGGAGCAAAGAGATAGGTTCCTCCCTGGCCTTCTTGGGCTCCTCTGTGCCGATCCTCCTCCACACTCAACCTTGGGTCTGGCCTCGCCTGCTGCTCCACACCCTGCATGGGCTCCCTCCTGGTCCACAGGATAAGCCCAAGACTCAGGGGTCTCTCCTAGCTGAGTCCTGCAGCCTGACTGCATGAATGACCCATCACTCCCAAAGGGATGTTTGGGGACCAGATCATGACCATCAACTGGACAACCACACAGCGCTTGCTCATCCAGAACCACAGCCCCCACACTGTCCCTCTTACTGGTGAGGAAAGTGAGGTCAGAGAGGAAAGCTACTTGGCAAAGAAGGTTCAGCTCATAAGTGGCAGCTGATTCCAAACCCTGCTCTTCTCCCTGCCTTGCAAACACTGCCCCATCCTCCCAGGGGTGATCTCATCAGAGAAGGACTAGACCGAGGGAACATGTGACCATCACATCAGGGGCTGAGAGTAGGGGCTCTGCCTGGGGCCACATCACCCCTGGGCCATTCACTAcctgtgtgcccttgggcaagtcactgaacctctctaagccttatctgtgaaacaggcaCATTTCTCGAAGTTATTAAAATTATCAGCACAAATAGATAAATACATCAGAGTTGTTCTGTCCGAAGCCAAAGAAATGAATTTTTTGTAACTTGCTTCAAGTGTAAATTGCAATATATGCTTGGaggccataaaaaataaatacatatttatattactGTACAAGATATATATGTACCAGCACATAGAACCATAATAAGAACAAATTGTAGAGCCAGGTgcaatggtgtgcacctgtagtcccagctactgggaaggctaaggcgggagaattgcttgagcccaggaatttgaggctgcagtgagctattattgcaacaccgttgcactccagcctaggcaacagagcaagaccccaactctaaaacAATAAccataacaaatacatttttaaaaataaaaaataataaagtatataacatagcACCTGGAACATAGAAGGTGCCTGATAAATGTTCGTTACTGTCGTTGTTACTGTCGTTATCTAAACTGCTACCCTTACAGGCCTGGCCTTTGTGTgccacacacaaatgcacatacaCCCTCTGCAAAGCCCACCCACCCCAAAGTTTTAGCTCACGGCCTTTGCCATCGCAACCTCCCTGACTACTGACACTTGCCCTTTGCAAGAGTCACCCCTACGTTCACACATCTGCCTCGTCTACCATCTCAGAGCTCCTTGGGGACGGGAATGTGCCTTCCTGATCTTTCTTGGTGTCTCCCCTTGGTTTGAAAGACAAGCAGGGATGTCTATAGGGAAGGGAAGACAGGGCCCAGAGCCAGGGGCCGGGGCCAGCGCTGAGGCCAGGTGCTGGTACCGGAGGAAGCGGTTGAGGTCCCCATGCCGCATATACTCAAAGACCATGAGCAGGGGGCGGCCCTCGGTGCAGACGCCGAAGAAGCGCACAATGTGCTGGTGCTGCAGCATGGTGAGCAGCTCAGCCTCACGCTGGAAGTCCTGCCGAGCACTCTCGGACACCTCCTTCAGTGCCTGGATGGAAGTGGCAGCGACAGGACTGAGTGGGGGCCGAGCCCTCACTGCTGTTCATCCAGGGCAGCCCGCCCACCCCAGTATCCAGCCATGTCAGCCCTCTGCATCTCCCCCCACTCTGTCCTGATGTGATGGAGCTCCTGGGGGTGGGACCCAGGCCAGCAGTACCCCCTGGGCAGGGTCTCACCTTGACAGCCACCAGCATCTTGTCCTGCTCAGGCAGGAGGTTGTGGCACTCAGCAAGGAAGACCTTCCCAAAGGcgccctcccccagctcccactTGAGCACGATGTCCCGGCGCTTGATGTGGTGAACACCTGAGGGGGCTTGCAGGGTCAGACGGTAGCCCCAATCTTGGGAGGGCTGGGGTTGTAGCGGGGACTGTCTTGGCAGGGCTGTGTGCTGCACAAGGCTGCCCAGACAAGGGACTGCATCGGGGCTAAAATTCAACCTGCACCCCTTCACCAAGCCCCATGTCATAGTGTGGGGCTGCATCTGCCCAGAGAGGACATGGTGTGGGCTAGCTGTGACTCTGGGCAGGGGCTGCAGCTAAGAGCCAGGCTGGACTCAGCCTGAGAAGAATATGACAGGGCTTATGGCTGGAAtagggctggggaggggtgggagaaagggagggatcGTTCAGGCCTAGGggcttctacacacacacacacacacacacacacacacacacacacacactcgcccCTGCCCTTGACCCAGCATAGCCCCTCACAGGCATCACTGAAGTATTGTGGGTTCTCGATGATGTGGCCTTGGAGCCCAGAGCCTTTGCCCTCGGTGGGAGACAGGGAGCTGCCACCCAATGTCATGAAATGCAGGGACATGGCCAGCCCATCCTCTGGAGCCAGCACAGCCGGGCCTAGAGAGGAGACACAGCCGCATGGAGGGGTTTGCCCACACCTTGGCCCTGCCCACCCTTGCCTGCAGGATGCCTGGTCACCCCCACCTTGTAACTTGCAGGGGAGACACTGAGGAGCTAGGGAGCGAGACAGCAGGCAGGGGGAAGGGGGCACCACCGCCTCTCCCTGTGCTGGCTCCTGTCCCACCCTTGGCCCCATGGGCACCAAAGAactccccctccacccccacagagcccagacCTCCCAGACCCACTTAACGCTTGACTACAATCCAGCCACCAATTAGCAGCTGCCGCCTCTGAAACTACCCCAGCACCAGCCcgacacacactcccacacacactcacactcacaagCCTCACAGCCAGGCCTTCATTTATACCCCAAACACACTCACACGCCCTGGAACTCCCATGTGCACAGCCCcccagacagagacagagtcagGAAGAGCCAGTGGGAAACAAAGCCAGGagaacagacagacagacagcccTCTGCAGCCCCGACTCACGGTTGATCCCAAACTTGTTTCTCCGTCCACATTTGTTGAGCACAAGGAGCAGCGTAGAAAGGAAGAGGCAGGCAAAGACGGCCAGGCCCACAGCCACCGAGACCTGGTCAGGGGCAGGGGTAGTTAGATCCAGGGGCTCCTCCTGTACTCTCAGAGACTCCTGTAGCAAGCCATTTTTTCATCCTGCATGGGAGCCCGGAGCCAGGTCTCCagacctgcctcatcctcccctgGGGACCCCTGCAGTGGCTGTGCGGGTGGCCGTCAGAGCTCAGGCCAGATGGTAGTGATCTCCCTGCTCTGACCAGAAATGACATGCAGATGAGCCTCTACCCAGCCTCCCGGTCCCAAAGTCTGCACAAGCTTCTACTTCCTATCTCACCCCAAAAGGTGTTTCGTCCTTCTTCTCCACCGGGTCTCCAGATGTGCTGTTAGTGTCTGTAGGGACACAGGGCAGGAGGGGTGAGCCTTGGCGCACATTGTAGCCTCCAGTAACCCCCCAACCCTGGCCCCAGCTGGTCTCTCAGGGATCAGTTCAGCTGTACCCTCTGCCCCAGCCTCAGCTCCAGAGACCAGGCAGAACCTGCCCTCCACCTTGGGCTACTCACCCACCGGCGAGAAGGAGACTGcagcaggagggaggagagaaagcagtcagagggaggagagaaagcagtcagagggaggaggaaagcaGTGAGTCCCCTGCCTACTCTGGGACTCATTCGTTCATGGGATGAGGGGGGATGGAGGTGGGCTGCTGGGCCTCAAGGAAGAAGATGCATGTGACCCTTTTCCAGCTGGGCCATGATGCCCTGCTGCATGGCTGTCTCCTCAGCCAGCCTACAAGGACGGaatagctcaggagttcaggagtcCTGGCTTGGGGAGAGGGTAAGGAGGCCAGAACAGCTGGACACCAGGACTCCAGACTCCTTTCTGTCCCAAACCAGGCACTCCAATTTCTGGGGTCAGGGCTATAGCAGGAAGTTGGCTGTAACCCAGGAGGAGCCCAGGAGTGGGGGCAGGGTTCAGGATGGCCCTCGCACCAGGGATGGGGTCCTCGGGGTTGAACTCGAAAGGGTTGTCCATGAAGGCAGCCATGATGGAGGCGGAGGCCTGGCCGAAGGGGTTGGCAGCCAGCAGCGTGTAGTTGCCGTTGTTGACGTGGGTGGGCTGGTTGAGGCGCAGACACCCGTGCCGCACGGTCTCATTGGCTGCCGGCTCCAGGAACTCAGTGAAGATGAAGCTGGTCTCATTGAGCACGGAGCCATTGAAGAGCCAACGCAGAGATGGTGCCGGCTGCCCATCCACAGAGAAGGGGATGCACCAGTGGTGCATCTCCACCGCCGTGTGCAGCTGCACACTGGCCGGGACTGTGGGCCAGAAAGAGCAACAGCAGGAGGTCAGGGCGCAGCTGGAGGGAGCCTGGCACACACCCGACAAGTCCAGGGGCAAAGCGAGTAGAACCCAAAATCAAAGGGCAGGCCTGGGAGAAACAGGTCAGCAGGCCCTGGGAAATTCACCAAGAAGAGACGTTTTGAAGAAAGTtgacaatacattttaaataaatcaggCAGCAGGCATATAAAATTTAGAGGCTTAAAGAACATAAGTGGTGGGCCATAAATAAGTCACAGCCCCACAGGAGTGGGGTATCAGCTTGTGACAATTAAACATGGAGTCTTTGGGGTAAGGAATCTAGAAGAAGTCAGTGTAACCAAACTGAAGAAGATGGGTCAGGGGCCCTAACAATCAAACCAgccaaaaatatatacagttaAATTTTTGgggaaaagccaggcacagtgacttgctcctgtaatcccagctactcagggggctgaggtgggaggattgcttgaggccaggagttcaaggctgcagtgagttatgatcccaaagcattccagcctgggcaacaggctgagaccccatctcttcaaacacacacacacacacacacacacacacactttttgaaAAAAGATATGGGTTTGAAATAGACCCAATctggaccaggtgcggtggctcacgcctgtaatcccaacactttgggaggccgaggcaggcggatcacgaggtcaggagatcgagaccatcctggctaacacggtgaaaccctgtctccactaaaaaaatacaaaaaattagctgggcatagtggagggcgcctgtagtcccagatactcaggaggctgaagcaggagaatggcgtgaacctgggaggcggagcttgcagtgagccgagatcgcgccactgcactccagcctgggtgacagagcgagactccatctcaaaaaaaaaaataagaaatagaccCAATCTGGTAAAAGTAAAAGCCCCTCAATGATAGAAAAAAAGTGTATGtatgcataaataaatatatatatatataatatagcatTCATACATaggaatactatttagcaatgAATTGCATGAGCTACATATAGCAACTCCcattaacatgaatgaatcttataatgttgaatgaaagagACCAGATACGAAATAATACAcgcagtatgattccatttatataatgtacaagaacaggcaaaactaaatgATACCGATGGGAAAGCATatttgagaaaaattatttttaaaagcaaggaaATGGTTATCCTGATAAAAGTCAACATGAGATGGGAGA is a window encoding:
- the NTRK1 gene encoding high affinity nerve growth factor receptor isoform X2 → MSGEAWQLQLGAHRRLPRLSEAGAAAMLRGGRRGQLGWHSWAAGPGSLLAWLILASAGAAPCPDACCPHGSSGLRCTRDGALDSLHHLPGAENLTELYIENQQHLQHLELRDLRGLGELRNLTIVKSGLRFVAPDAFHFTPRLSRLNLSFNALESLSWKTVQGLSLQELVLSGNPLHCSCALRWLQRWEEEGLGGVPEQKLQCHGQGPLAHMPNASCGVPTLKVQVPNASVDVGDDVLLRCQVEGRGLEQADWILTELEQSATVMKSGGLPSLGLTLANVTSDLNRKNVTCWAENDVGRAEVSVQVNVSFPASVQLHTAVEMHHWCIPFSVDGQPAPSLRWLFNGSVLNETSFIFTEFLEPAANETVRHGCLRLNQPTHVNNGNYTLLAANPFGQASASIMAAFMDNPFEFNPEDPIPDTNSTSGDPVEKKDETPFGVSVAVGLAVFACLFLSTLLLVLNKCGRRNKFGINRPAVLAPEDGLAMSLHFMTLGGSSLSPTEGKGSGLQGHIIENPQYFSDACVHHIKRRDIVLKWELGEGAFGKVFLAECHNLLPEQDKMLVAVKALKEVSESARQDFQREAELLTMLQHQHIVRFFGVCTEGRPLLMVFEYMRHGDLNRFLRSHGPDAKLLAGGEDVAPGPLGLGQLLAVASQVAAGMVYLAGLHFVHRDLATRNCLVGQGLVVKIGDFGMSRDIYSTDYYRVGGRTMLPIRWMPPESILYRKFTTESDVWSFGVVLWEIFTYGKQPWYQLSNTEAIDCITQGRELERPRACPPEVYAIMRGCWQREPQQRHSIKDVHARLQALAQAPPVYLDVLG
- the NTRK1 gene encoding high affinity nerve growth factor receptor isoform X1, whose translation is MSGEAWQLQLGAHRRLPRLSEAGAAAMLRGGRRGQLGWHSWAAGPGSLLAWLILASAGAAPCPDACCPHGSSGLRCTRDGALDSLHHLPGAENLTELYIENQQHLQHLELRDLRGLGELRNLTIVKSGLRFVAPDAFHFTPRLSRLNLSFNALESLSWKTVQGLSLQELVLSGNPLHCSCALRWLQRWEEEGLGGVPEQKLQCHGQGPLAHMPNASCGVPTLKVQVPNASVDVGDDVLLRCQVEGRGLEQADWILTELEQSATVMKSGGLPSLGLTLANVTSDLNRKNVTCWAENDVGRAEVSVQVNVSFPASVQLHTAVEMHHWCIPFSVDGQPAPSLRWLFNGSVLNETSFIFTEFLEPAANETVRHGCLRLNQPTHVNNGNYTLLAANPFGQASASIMAAFMDNPFEFNPEDPIPDTNSTSGDPVEKKDETPFGVSVAVGLAVFACLFLSTLLLVLNKCGRRNKFGINRPAVLAPEDGLAMSLHFMTLGGSSLSPTEGKGSGLQGHIIENPQYFSDACVHHIKRRDIVLKWELGEGAFGKVFLAECHNLLPEQDKMLVAVKALKEVSESARQDFQREAELLTMLQHQHIVRFFGVCTEGRPLLMVFEYMRHGDLNRFLRSHGPDAKLLAGGEDVAPGPLGLGQLLAVASQVAAGMVYLAGLHFVHRDLATRNCLVGQGLVVKIGDFGMSRDIYSTDYYRVGGRTMLPIRWMPPESILYRKFTTESDVWSFGVVLWEIFTYGKQPWYQLSNTEVSPGPWSPLAGLPLPCPFRFLFQGTQFPFCPSATACWGALSSAVPTLCPLHPGPVLLFLPYSCLHLLS